The Methylocystis bryophila genome contains the following window.
TGGCGACAGAGGCTCGTCCCCTCTGTCGCCACCGCGGCGTTTCAGGCCTCGCTATGCTTTCCCCGGGCTCTGACCGATCACTTCTTCTTGGACGGCGTATCCGGAGCGATCTCTGTCGTGAGAATGTAGAGCCTCGGCGCGCCGCCCTTGGGCGCTTGAGGGTACCAGCTCAGCTCTTTAAAGCCATCGCCGAAATTGTCGATGAGCATCCCCTTCGATGCGACGCCGCAAGCCTTATCGGGCTTCTTGCTATATTTGCACGCCCTGAGGCCGCCAGCGGGATCGCTCACCTGGCAGTAGACTTTCGCCACTTTAAAGCCCGGCGGTATGTTGGCGTCCACCTCTCCGACCCCCGAGTTCTGCACGAGCATGCCGCCCAGCAGCGGAACCGCCGGCGGATGCTTGCCCGAGCACACGACTTTTGAATTGGTCACCACTCCCGCCTGCGCGGCGATGGTAGTGAATAGTATTGCCGGGATGGTCACTGTGATACGCATGACGTGGGCCCCTTCTGACGGCGCGTTGATGCAGAGCATGAACGCAAAGCGATCCAATTCGTTCCGTTTACGCGCCCTTTTGTATGTTACATTTTTATGAACTTGAGGCGGTGGCGTAATAAATCTTCCGAGCCACATAATTAGGGTGGCCTGACTGAGGGAAAACGAGCGTATAGAACGGAATGCTGCTCCCCTCTCCAGCCTCCCGAAAGCTCCACTTCCGCCTGCAACCGGTCGTCGAAGCGCGAAGCAAGCTGGCGGCGGCGGCGAGCGGCCCAAAGCCCACAAGCGAGAGCGCGGCGCTAGGCGCACCCCTCGCGATGGCGGCATAAGTTTCTGATTATAATCGGGTACATACGAATCACCATTGTCATATTTCTGTGAAATGTACGTAGCAGCTCTCCGTTTGAATGAAGGCCCGTCGTCAACGAGGAACCCAAAATGACGTCCGTCACTTCCGGCGCCGACATCGACTTGAAGGTCGACCACGAATCCCCCAAGCCTAAGCTCGACCATAACACGAGCATCCAGAGCATCCTGCTCTTCCTGGCGATCCTGGCGCTCGGTCTGGGCTTCACCGCCTACAGCATTTGGCGGGACGTCCAGGAGACGGGCGCTCCGGTCACGACTTATCTGCCCTTCGTCCTGCTCGGCGTGGCGCTGCTGATTGCGCTCGGCTTCGAATTCGTGAACGGTTTTCACGACACCGCCAATGCGGTGGCGACCGTCATCTACACCCATTCGCTGCCCGCGAATGTCGCGGTCGTCTGGTCCGGATTCTTCAACTTTCTCGGCGTGCTGTTCTCGACCGGCGCGGTCGCTTTCAGCATCGTCTCGCTGCTGCCGGTGGAGTTGATCCTGCAGGTCGGCTCCTCGGCCGGCTTCGCGATGGTCTTCGCACTGTTGATCGCGGCGATCATCTGGAACCTCGGCACGTGGTGGATGGGTCTGCCGGCCTCGAGCTCGCACACGCTGATCGGCTCGATCATCGGCGTCGGCATCACCAACGCCCTCATGCGCGGCCGCGACGGAACCTCCGGCGTCGATTGGCACAAGGCGATGGAGGTCGGCGAGGCGCTCCTGATCTCGCCTCTGGTTGGCTTCCTCTGCGCGGGCGCGCTGCTTCTCCTCATGAAGTTCGTCGTTCGCAACCCGGCGCTCTATTCCGAGCCGAAAGGGCAGACGCCGCCGCCGTGGTGGATCCGCGGCCTGCTCGTCCTGACCTGCACCGGCGTGTCCTTCGCGCATGGCTCGAATGACGGACAGAAGGGCATGGGCCTGATCATGCTGATCCTGATCGGCACGGTGCCGACCGCCTATGCGCTGAACCGCGCGTTGCCCGAAAGCCACATCGCCAGTTTCGCGAAGGCGTCGGCTGCCGCGATCAAGGTCGTCGAGGCGAAGGAGGCCGGCCATC
Protein-coding sequences here:
- a CDS encoding inorganic phosphate transporter produces the protein MTSVTSGADIDLKVDHESPKPKLDHNTSIQSILLFLAILALGLGFTAYSIWRDVQETGAPVTTYLPFVLLGVALLIALGFEFVNGFHDTANAVATVIYTHSLPANVAVVWSGFFNFLGVLFSTGAVAFSIVSLLPVELILQVGSSAGFAMVFALLIAAIIWNLGTWWMGLPASSSHTLIGSIIGVGITNALMRGRDGTSGVDWHKAMEVGEALLISPLVGFLCAGALLLLMKFVVRNPALYSEPKGQTPPPWWIRGLLVLTCTGVSFAHGSNDGQKGMGLIMLILIGTVPTAYALNRALPESHIASFAKASAAAIKVVEAKEAGHRMLGNPRPAVSTYITYHGDAGFKPSEGTYVALAALMQEISHEIQEYGSISKIPFAAVGNTRNDVYLASEALRFLAKDQAAELSDGEKKILADYKKEIDQTTKFIPTWVKVAVAVALGLGTMIGWKRIVVTVGEKIGKEHLTYGQGAAAELVAMSTIFAADAYGLPVSTTHVLSSGVAGTMAANGSGLQADTVKSIAMAWVLTLPCAMFLSGGLYLLFTKIF